A single window of Watersipora subatra chromosome 11, tzWatSuba1.1, whole genome shotgun sequence DNA harbors:
- the LOC137407906 gene encoding uncharacterized protein: MVEMTDNQGLAKQLSAHQVVVNQVSTNQVSANQVVASQVVASQVSANQVSANQVSAIQVSANQVSANQVSANQVSANQVSANQVSANQVSANQVSASQVSASQVVASQVVASQVSANQVSANQVSANQVLTNLF, translated from the coding sequence ATGGTAGAGATGACCGACAACCAAGGGCTAGCCAAACAGCTGTCAGCACATCAGGTGGTAGTCAACCAGGTGTCAACCAACCAGGTGTCAGCCAACCAGGTGGTGGCCAGTCAGGTGGTGGCCAGTCAGGTGTCAGCCAACCAGGTGTCAGCCAACCAGGTGTCAGCTATCCAGGTGTCAGCCAACCAGGTGTCAGCCAACCAGGTGTCAGCCAACCAGGTGTCAGCCAACCAGGTGTCAGCCAACCAGGTGTCAGCCAACCAGGTGTCAGCCAACCAGGTGTCAGCCAGCCAGGTGTCAGCCAGCCAGGTGGTGGCCAGTCAGGTGGTGGCCAGTCAGGTGTCAGCCAACCAAGTGTCAGCCAATCAGGTGTCAGCCAACCAGGTGCTAACTAACCTCTTTTAA
- the LOC137407907 gene encoding protein FAM186A-like, with amino-acid sequence MCIYERSEAQKKKRKSMLYIQVGWSQAMLMSEVTAATVCDAVVNVVLVTEAADFVIESLEAGVEMSGVDASETGVDTSGADASDVGVEISGVDVSGVGVEISGADASEVGVKISGVNASEAGVDISGVDTSEVGVKISGVNASEAGVDISGVDASEVGVKISGVNASEAGVDISGADTSDVGFEKSGVNASEVGVEISGVDVTGVGVEISGADASEVGVKISGVNASEAGVDISGVDASDVGVEISSVDVYGVGVEISGADASEVGVKISGVNASEAGVDISGVDASDVGVEISGVDVYGVGVEISGADASEVGVKISGVNASEAGVDISGADASDVGVEISGSDAFEVGIEISGVGASEGGVELSGVDASEGGVELSGIDAANVDMSVVIEEFCFEEEDNKEVTVVDSKDATVDVILPVVGNMVYSVIEFMASTITSLNQLVREIKQFYYN; translated from the exons ATGTGTATTTATGAAAGGTCTGAGgcacaaaagaaaaaaagaaagagcATGTTGTATATTCAGGTTGGTTGGTCTCAGGCTATGCTAATGTCAGAGGTCACGGCAgctacag TTTGTGATGCTGTTGTGAACGTTGTCTTGGTGACCGAAGCAGCTGATTTTGTCATTGAATCATTGGAAGCGGGTGTTGAGATGTCTGGTGTTGACGCATCTGAAACAGGTGTTGATACATCTGGTGCTGATGCATCTGATGTAGGTGTGGAGATATCTGGTGTCGATGTATCTGGAGTAGGTGTTGAGATATCTGGTGCTGATGCATCTGAAGTAGGTGTTAAGATATCTGGTGTTAATGCATCTGAAGCAGGTGTTGATATATCTGGTGTTGATACTTCTGAAGTAGGTGTTAAGATATCTGGTGTTAATGCATCTGAAGCAGGTGTTGATATATCTGGTGTTGATGCTTCTGAAGTAGGTGTTAAGATATCTGGTGTTAATGCATCTGAAGCAGGTGTTGATATATCTGGTGCTGATACATCTGATGTAGGTTTTGAAAAATCTGGTGTTAATGCATCTGAAGTAGGAGTGGAGATATCTGGTGTCGATGTAACTGGAGTAGGTGTTGAGATATCTGGTGCTGATGCATCTGAAGTAGGTGTTAAGATATCTGGTGTTAATGCATCTGAAGCAGGTGTTGATATATCTGGTGTTGATGCATCTGATGTAGGTGTGGAGATATCTAGTGTCGATGTATATGGAGTAGGTGTTGAGATATCTGGTGCTGATGCATCTGAAGTAGGTGTTAAGATATCTGGTGTTAATGCATCTGAAGCAGGTGTTGATATATCTGGTGTTGATGCATCTGATGTAGGTGTGGAGATATCTGGTGTCGATGTATATGGAGTAGGTGTTGAGATATCTGGTGCTGATGCATCTGAAGTAGGTGTTAAGATATCTGGTGTTAATGCATCTGAAGCAGGTGTTGATATATCTGGTGCTGATGCATCTGATGTAGGTGTTGAGATATCTGGTTCTGATGCATTTGAAGTAGGTATTGAGATATCTGGTGTTGGTGCATCTGAAGGAGGTGTTGAGTTATCTGGAGTTGATGCATCTGAAGGAGGTGTTGAGTTATCTGGCATTGATGCTGCCAACGTTGATATGTCTGTTGTTATTGAAGAGTTTTGTTTTGAAGAAGAAGATAACAAAGAAGTCACTGTGGTGGATAGCAAAGATGCTACAGTTGATGTAATCCTCCCTGTAGTTGGAAACATGGTGTATTCTGTAATAGAGTTCATGGCTAGTACAATTACCAGTTTAAATCAACTAGTCAGAGAGATCAAACAGTTTTACTACAACTAA